A segment of the Mangrovimonas sp. YM274 genome:
GGCAGACAAAGCAACCTTGTTCCGAAATGTGCTCTTGGGACTTCCGGGAAGTAAAAAGAATTTTACGGCAGAAGAAATTTTGTCCCTTTTGGATAATTACAAAGGCATTGACGACGATGCTTTACGAAGTAATTTAATTCACTTTCTAGAAGAAGTAGCTCCAGTAGCCGAGTCCTTGGATTTAAAACTTGCCATACATCCAGACGACCCACCATTTTCGGTATTGGGATTACCAAGGGTCATGTGCACGTCCAAAGATGTGCAAGCCATTTTCGACGCGGTACCTCTTAATGCCAATGGTTTATGTTACTGCACGGGATCCTTTGGAGCCCATCCTGACAACGATTTGTTGCAAATGATAGACGACTTTGGAGATCGCATCCATTTCTTGCATTTGCGCAATGTTACTAGGGAAAAGGAAGGGATTTTCAGGGAATCTGAACACCTCCATGGAAATAATCCAATTGCTCAAATTATGGAACGTCTCATTATGCTAATGCAAGAACGACAAAGCAGTCTCCCCATGCGACCCGACCATGGCTTTTTACATTCCATTGAAGCAGGAAAGGAACAGTATCCTGGCTATTCGCTAGTTGGTAGATTGAAAGGTTTGGCTGAATTACGGGGACTGGAACTTGGTATCATTCATTCCATAAAAAACCATCAAGCCTGAAAAAGCTTATGAATAATTAAATATCTTTTAAACCATTAAAAGTGAAGACAATTGCCACTTACATACTAAATATTTCAGTAGGACTCATTTTTCTATGTTCAATACAAGCT
Coding sequences within it:
- the uxuA gene encoding mannonate dehydratase produces the protein MQQTMRWFGPNDTISLEDLRECGITGIVSALHHIPVGDIWEIEDIQQHQQTIANAGLKWTVIESLPVHEDIKRRAGNYKTYIKNYKQSLKNIAQCGIKVITYNFMPILDWVRTHHSFTNPDGTKALLYNPKAFIYFDVFLLKRPGAQSDYSETQKADAYAYGEQLSEADKATLFRNVLLGLPGSKKNFTAEEILSLLDNYKGIDDDALRSNLIHFLEEVAPVAESLDLKLAIHPDDPPFSVLGLPRVMCTSKDVQAIFDAVPLNANGLCYCTGSFGAHPDNDLLQMIDDFGDRIHFLHLRNVTREKEGIFRESEHLHGNNPIAQIMERLIMLMQERQSSLPMRPDHGFLHSIEAGKEQYPGYSLVGRLKGLAELRGLELGIIHSIKNHQA